Proteins from one Triticum aestivum cultivar Chinese Spring chromosome 7A, IWGSC CS RefSeq v2.1, whole genome shotgun sequence genomic window:
- the LOC123153511 gene encoding uncharacterized protein isoform X3 — protein sequence MGNSRSKAVDQQPEEDVTTDLTSSIIVEDNNASIIHVSQNIGENSATVPDGSMSFSDGEHNEACFTAPSILNLDFSTNQDDGTSPLRIKDHHDGSLLGSNNLTLDCGTNVDGHNSIGGEPPNDDIDGATKLTDDIRSIDLSHITNEHLNTQRRAAYHKKKVQDNVLLQEVQQPCLSKSDQRELNNAWRRESYRISKTNGLKKQQVDGHIVQRRTLGDITNVRQPTHVISEDNNVTKENVAITEEDRKRDHRNALRRASYRRKKDQGLQENNLRTLNLTDNPTSSAYTTLSHTDSAFTATTTETSCLVNDNDLHDVDENILEETNHITEEDRKRDHRNALRRASYRRKKDKILADENLRPLSNSAGGILDQLELRNAVQ from the exons ATGGGTAATTCAAGAAGCAAGGCGGTTGATCAGCAACCAGAAGAGGACGTTACTACGG ACCTTACAAGCTCTATAATAGTTGAAGATAACAATGCAAGCATCATACATGTATCTCAAAACATTGGGGAAAATTCAGCTACGGTTCCAG ATGGATCAATGTCGTTTTCGGATGGAGAGCACAATGAGGCTTGCTTCACAGCTCCGAGTATACTGAATTTGGATTTTAGCACAAATCAAGATG ATGGAACAAGTCCGCTACGGATTAAAGACCATCATGATGGTTCGTTGTTGGGTTCCAATAATCTAACTCTCGATTGTGGCACAAATGTAGATGGCCACAATAGTATTG GCGGTGAACCTCCAAACGATGATATCGATGGTGCGACAAAGCTAACAG ACGACATCAGATCCATAGATCTAAGTCATATAACAAATGAACACCTCAACACACAAAGGCGTGCAGCTTATCATAAGAAAAAAGTACAAGACAATGTGTTGTTGCAGGAGGTTCAACAGCCCTGCTTGTCGAAATCTG ACCAGAGGGAACTTAACAATGCGTGGAGGCGGGAATCTTATCGAATTAGCAAGACAAATGGTTTGAAAAAACAACAAGTCGATGGCCACATTGTTCAACGTCGTACCCTAGGTGATATCACGAATGTTCGTCAACCTACACATGTGATCTCGG AGGACAACAATGTCACCAAAGAGAATGTGGCAATAACCGAAGAAGATCGCAAAAGAGATCATAGAAACGCCCTCAGGAGAGCATCTTATCGGAGGAAAAAAGATCAGGGTCTCCAAGAAAATAATCTCCGCACCCTTAATTTAACTG ACAACCCAACTAGCTCCGCCTATACAACATTATCGCATACTGATTCAGCATTTACTGCTACAACTACGGAgacatcttgtctggttaatgacAATGATCTACATG ACGTTGACGAGAATATACTTGAAGAAACAAATCATATAACCGAGGAAGATCGCAAGAGAGATCATAGAAATGCTCTTAGGAGAGCATCTTATCGGAGGAAAAAGGATAAGATATTAGCAGATGAAAATCTACGGCCACTATCTAATTCAG CTGGAGGTATACTCGATCAACTTGAGCTACGCAATGCAGTTCAATAA
- the LOC123153511 gene encoding uncharacterized protein isoform X1 — protein sequence MGNSRSKAVDQQPEEDVTTDLTSSIIVEDNNASIIHVSQNIGENSATVPDGSMSFSDGEHNEACFTAPSILNLDFSTNQDDGTSPLRIKDHHDGSLLGSNNLTLDCGTNVDGHNSIGGEPPNDDIDGATKLTDDIRSIDLSHITNEHLNTQRRAAYHKKKVQDNVLLQEVQQPCLSKSDQRELNNAWRRESYRISKTNGLKKQQVDGHIVQRRTLGDITNVRQPTHVISGTSITHCLSIFMRGVPLVYHKRLLTYHVESEDNNVTKENVAITEEDRKRDHRNALRRASYRRKKDQGLQENNLRTLNLTDNPTSSAYTTLSHTDSAFTATTTETSCLVNDNDLHDVDENILEETNHITEEDRKRDHRNALRRASYRRKKDKILADENLRPLSNSAGGILDQLELRNAVQ from the exons ATGGGTAATTCAAGAAGCAAGGCGGTTGATCAGCAACCAGAAGAGGACGTTACTACGG ACCTTACAAGCTCTATAATAGTTGAAGATAACAATGCAAGCATCATACATGTATCTCAAAACATTGGGGAAAATTCAGCTACGGTTCCAG ATGGATCAATGTCGTTTTCGGATGGAGAGCACAATGAGGCTTGCTTCACAGCTCCGAGTATACTGAATTTGGATTTTAGCACAAATCAAGATG ATGGAACAAGTCCGCTACGGATTAAAGACCATCATGATGGTTCGTTGTTGGGTTCCAATAATCTAACTCTCGATTGTGGCACAAATGTAGATGGCCACAATAGTATTG GCGGTGAACCTCCAAACGATGATATCGATGGTGCGACAAAGCTAACAG ACGACATCAGATCCATAGATCTAAGTCATATAACAAATGAACACCTCAACACACAAAGGCGTGCAGCTTATCATAAGAAAAAAGTACAAGACAATGTGTTGTTGCAGGAGGTTCAACAGCCCTGCTTGTCGAAATCTG ACCAGAGGGAACTTAACAATGCGTGGAGGCGGGAATCTTATCGAATTAGCAAGACAAATGGTTTGAAAAAACAACAAGTCGATGGCCACATTGTTCAACGTCGTACCCTAGGTGATATCACGAATGTTCGTCAACCTACACATGTGATCTCGGGTACATCAATTACTCATTGTTTATCAATTTTCATGCGTGGCGTCCCCTTGGTATATCATAAAAGATTACTGACCTACCATGTTGAATCAGAGGACAACAATGTCACCAAAGAGAATGTGGCAATAACCGAAGAAGATCGCAAAAGAGATCATAGAAACGCCCTCAGGAGAGCATCTTATCGGAGGAAAAAAGATCAGGGTCTCCAAGAAAATAATCTCCGCACCCTTAATTTAACTG ACAACCCAACTAGCTCCGCCTATACAACATTATCGCATACTGATTCAGCATTTACTGCTACAACTACGGAgacatcttgtctggttaatgacAATGATCTACATG ACGTTGACGAGAATATACTTGAAGAAACAAATCATATAACCGAGGAAGATCGCAAGAGAGATCATAGAAATGCTCTTAGGAGAGCATCTTATCGGAGGAAAAAGGATAAGATATTAGCAGATGAAAATCTACGGCCACTATCTAATTCAG CTGGAGGTATACTCGATCAACTTGAGCTACGCAATGCAGTTCAATAA
- the LOC123153510 gene encoding uncharacterized protein produces MQRQKSMSVIEKGHSSAQRKACYAKGKNTPCKESLALPRPDITNSTSDSLAIPLDRAVEDDSSDGDPPPVMPNYGVCTNDDIDVFPGPIMGDEPTPAELMDEEYYMYRDQGSDNDTFEDDADASMSSVIPSEVDPLDYVYTNIPDNTHILKLDANCKHCKARKFVSETDGFCCRNGQTELKQPEPIPELMRLWSSMDADSRHFRENIRFFNGHFAFTTLGLNLDENYTNMKSGVYTFRAHGTIYHNVHSFGPSSRPEHLQLYFYDDDPTITHRKEATKQLDQDVVKKLVDILKENPYSQQFRSLGAHKDNLDDYRIDLNTDKRLDQRKYNRPLSSEVAAICVEGSDLAKRFDRRITLCGNNNERHSIRVSSGAYDPLSYPLFYPRGELGWHPKLLKRNVPEEAILHPQLVHDDEEDAEGNSRLCVSVRDYYCYMLQTRPAIFNPILCGARLLQQWAVDMYVKIESCWLRWYRKNQTQIRADLYKGVVDAITSGETRASAVGVRIVLPGTYPGGDRDMKKRHMDAMAIVHTYGKPDIFLTMTCNPKWEEITNELLPGQTAQDRPDIVARVFYGKLEHMKYMLFKKQIPGAVVAYVYVVEFQKRGLPHAHFLLIMDSTYKLIVPEQYDRLISAELPDKQKYPELYAMVVKHMMHGPCGALNPKNVCMQENGCKCRYPRSFNENTAQGKDSYPVYRRRDDGRRAKVRGKMLDNRWVVPYNSYLLRMFNCHINVEVCSSIKAVKYLYKYIYKGHDKASFSIDQPDADGNIDEIKRYVDARWVTPPEAMWRIFGFPLCANYPPVL; encoded by the exons ATGCAACGCCAGAAAAGCATGTCGGTGATTGAGAAGGGGCACTCAAGTGCTCAAAGGAAGGCCTGTTATGCTAAAGGGAAAAACACCCCGTGCAAAGAATCCCTCGCACTCCCACGTCCAGACATTACTAACTCAACATCTGATAGTCTCGCAATACCCCTCGATCGGGCTGTCGAAGATGATTCATCGGATGGCGACCCTCCCCCGGTCATGCCGAATTACGGTGTTTGCACCAATG ACGACATCGATGTGTTCCCAGGGCCCATCATGGGCGATGAGCCGACACCAGCCGAATTAATGGATGAGGAGTACTACATGTATCGCGACCAAG GATCTGATAATGACACATTCGAGGATGACGCGGATGCGAGCATGTCGTCTGTTATACCTAGCGAGGTTGATCCATTAGACTATGTGTACACAAACATACCGGACAACACCCACATCCTGAAGCTCGACGCAAACTGCAAACACTGCAAGGCCAGAAAGTTTGTGTCTGAGACTGACGGATTCTGCTGTCGTAATGGACAGACCGAGCTTAAACAACCGGAACCAATCCCAGAGCTTATGAGGCTATGGTCCAGCATGGATGCAGATTCTAGACATTTTCGTGAGAACATACGGTTCTTCAACGGGCATTTCGCCTTCACAACCCTTGGCCTCAACCTTGATGAGAACTACACAAACATGAAGTCTGGGGTGTACACATTCCGGGCACACGGAACCATCTACCACAATGTGCATTCTTTCGGGCCTAGCTCACGTCCAGAACATCTGCAGTTGTACTTCTATGATGACGACCCAACCATAACTCATCGTAAGGAGGCCACTAAGCAATTAGACCAAGATGTCGTGAAGAAGTTAGTAGACATACTTAAAGAAAACCCGTACTCCCAGCAATTTAGGAGTTTGGGTGCACACAAGGACAACCTTGATGATTATAGGATAGACCTAAACACCGATAAGAGGCTTGACCAAAGAAAATATAATAGACCATTGTCATCTGAGGTTGCTGCAATTTGTGTTGAGGGCAGCGACCTGGCAAAAAGGTTTGACCGGAGGATAACACTTTGTGGTAACAACAATGAAAGGCATAGTATACGCGTGTCATCTGGAGCATATGACCCGTTGTCTTATCCCCTATTCTATCCAAGGGGGGAACTAGGTTGGCATCCGAAACTACTTAAACGTAATGTTCCGGAGGAGGCTATACTACATCCTCAACTGGTccatgatgatgaggaggatgcag AGGGTAATAGCAGGTTGTGCGTCTCTGTCAGAGACTACTACTGTTATATGCTGCAAACACGGCCTGCAATCTTCAATCCCATACTCTGTGGAGCACGCCTGCTGCAGCAATGGGCGGTCGACATGTACGTTAAGATTGAGAGTTGTTGGTTGAGGTGGTACAGGAAGAACCAGACGCAGATTCGTGCCGACTTGTATAAAGGAGTTGTTGATGCCATCACTTCGGGGGAGACGCGAGCAAGCGCTGTTGGGGTTAGAATAGTGCTCCCTGGAACATACCCTGGTGGCGACCGCGACATGAAGAAGAGGCATATGGATGCCATGGCAATTGTCCATACATACGGGAAGCCTGACATCTTCCTCACCATGACTTGCAACCCTAAGTGGGAAGAGATAACGAATGAGTTGCTGCCTGGTCAGACGGCGCAAGACCGACCTGATATTGTGGCTCGTGTGTTCTATGGCAAACTAGAGCACATGAAATACATGTTGTTCAAGAAGCAGATCCCGGGTGCTGTAGTCGCTTACGTATACGTAGTCGAGTTCCAAAAAAGGGGCCTCCCCCACGCACATTTTTTGTTGATCATGGACTCAACATATAAGCTTATCGTCCCGGAGCAGTATGACCGACTCATTTCCGCGGAGCTCCCAGACAAGCAAAAGTATCCGGAATTGTATGCAATGGTGGTAAAACATATGATGCACGGACCATGCGGTGCTCTCAACCCGAAGAATGTTTGCATGCAAGAAAACGGTTGCAAGTGCAGATATCCACGGTCGTTCAATGAAAACACAGCACAGGGGAAGGACTCATACCCAGTTTATCGACGGAGAGACGATGGAAGACGTGCTAAGGTCCGAGGGAAGATGTTGGACAATAGATGGGTTGTGCCTTATAACTCATACCTACTGCGGATGTTCAATTGCCACATCAACGTTGAGGTCTGCTCTAGCATAAAGGCCGTCAAATATCTTTACAAGTACATTTACAAGGGCCATGATAAGGCTTCTTTCAGCATCGATCAGCCCGACGCCGATGGTAACATTGATGAGATCAAGAGATACGTTGACGCAAGGTGGGTCACCCCTCCGGAGGCTATGTGGAGGATATTTGGCTTCCCACTTTGCGCCAATTACCCGCCTGTCTTGTAG
- the LOC123153513 gene encoding uncharacterized protein — MDFHRVQMEHIYHNCWIIQARVMWKAHVKENGMGNLYLQCILLDRHGSKMEAIAFNSQAIRFNSVLETGRTNDFNRVGFNPTEMPDGHFWYLAMDFVTTLSSTTEVTMSAQQITSTICPPCFPQFGEIFELWDKTITDVVAILAYVGQIEFKWDSIYRRRVPSLEIGLMNFQQQIIFLRVREEHVGPHFWHLQYTDNLFEKFAVTYIQVNQRQRCLQTMRESTFFFSSNIIDDHHYLQDIHEASLMTLDETHAYVNRVIQGRNNGRQKYHS; from the exons ATGGATTTTCATCGCGTCCAAATGGAACACATATATCATAATTGCTGGATTATTCAAGCTAGGGTCATGTGGAAGGCTCACGTAAAAGAGAATGGCATGGGAAACTTGTACCTTCAGTGCATACTACTCGATCGGCAT GGATCAAAGATGGAAGCGATTGCATTCAACAGCCAGGCAATCCGTTTCAACAGCGTGCTAGAAACCGGTAGGACCAATGATTTCAATCGCGTCGGGTTCAACCCCACAGAAATGCCAGATGGACATTTCTGGTACCTAGCCATGGACTTTGTCACCACACTAAGTTCTACGACCGAGGTTACGATGTCGGCGCAGCAGATAACGTCGACAATTTGCCCACCGTGCTTCCCACAGTTTGGAGAAATCTTTGAGCTATGGGACAAAACCATCACAG ATGTGGTTGCTATCCTTGCCTATGTTGGTCAGATAGAATTTAAGTGGGATTCAATATATAGGCGCCGCGTCCCTTCCCTCGAGATTGGACTCATGAACTTTCA ACAGCAGATAATTTTCTTACGTGTACGTGAAGAGCACGTTGGGCCTCACTTCTGGCATTTGCAATACACTGACAATCTGTTCGAGAAGTTTGCTGTAACTTACATACAGGTAAATCAGAGGCAGCGTTGCTTGCAAACTATGAGGGAGAGCACATTCTTCTTCTCTTCCAATATTattgatgatcatcattatctaCAAG ATATCCATGAAGCCAGCCTGATGACACTTGATGAAACACATGCGTACGTCAATCGTGTTATTCAAGGTAGGAACAATGGACGTCAGAAGTATCACAGCTGA
- the LOC123153511 gene encoding uncharacterized protein isoform X2, whose product MGNSRSKAVDQQPEEDVTTDLTSSIIVEDNNASIIHVSQNIGENSATVPDGSMSFSDGEHNEACFTAPSILNLDFSTNQDDGTSPLRIKDHHDGSLLGSNNLTLDCGTNVDGHNSIGGEPPNDDIDGATKLTDDIRSIDLSHITNEHLNTQRRAAYHKKKVQDNVLLQEVQQPCLSKSDQRELNNAWRRESYRISKTNGLKKQQVDGHIVQRRTLGDITNVRQPTHVISGTSITHCLSIFMRGVPLVYHKRLLTYHVESEDNNVTKENVAITEEDRKRDHRNALRRASYRRKKDQGLQENNLRTLNLTDNPTSSAYTTLSHTDSAFTATTTETSCLVNDNDLHDVDENILEETNHITEEDRKRDHRNALRRASYRRKKDKILADENLRPLSNSEWLLVPPRL is encoded by the exons ATGGGTAATTCAAGAAGCAAGGCGGTTGATCAGCAACCAGAAGAGGACGTTACTACGG ACCTTACAAGCTCTATAATAGTTGAAGATAACAATGCAAGCATCATACATGTATCTCAAAACATTGGGGAAAATTCAGCTACGGTTCCAG ATGGATCAATGTCGTTTTCGGATGGAGAGCACAATGAGGCTTGCTTCACAGCTCCGAGTATACTGAATTTGGATTTTAGCACAAATCAAGATG ATGGAACAAGTCCGCTACGGATTAAAGACCATCATGATGGTTCGTTGTTGGGTTCCAATAATCTAACTCTCGATTGTGGCACAAATGTAGATGGCCACAATAGTATTG GCGGTGAACCTCCAAACGATGATATCGATGGTGCGACAAAGCTAACAG ACGACATCAGATCCATAGATCTAAGTCATATAACAAATGAACACCTCAACACACAAAGGCGTGCAGCTTATCATAAGAAAAAAGTACAAGACAATGTGTTGTTGCAGGAGGTTCAACAGCCCTGCTTGTCGAAATCTG ACCAGAGGGAACTTAACAATGCGTGGAGGCGGGAATCTTATCGAATTAGCAAGACAAATGGTTTGAAAAAACAACAAGTCGATGGCCACATTGTTCAACGTCGTACCCTAGGTGATATCACGAATGTTCGTCAACCTACACATGTGATCTCGGGTACATCAATTACTCATTGTTTATCAATTTTCATGCGTGGCGTCCCCTTGGTATATCATAAAAGATTACTGACCTACCATGTTGAATCAGAGGACAACAATGTCACCAAAGAGAATGTGGCAATAACCGAAGAAGATCGCAAAAGAGATCATAGAAACGCCCTCAGGAGAGCATCTTATCGGAGGAAAAAAGATCAGGGTCTCCAAGAAAATAATCTCCGCACCCTTAATTTAACTG ACAACCCAACTAGCTCCGCCTATACAACATTATCGCATACTGATTCAGCATTTACTGCTACAACTACGGAgacatcttgtctggttaatgacAATGATCTACATG ACGTTGACGAGAATATACTTGAAGAAACAAATCATATAACCGAGGAAGATCGCAAGAGAGATCATAGAAATGCTCTTAGGAGAGCATCTTATCGGAGGAAAAAGGATAAGATATTAGCAGATGAAAATCTACGGCCACTATCTAATTCAG AGTGGCTCCTGGTGCCGCCACGCCTTTGA